Genomic window (Toxotes jaculatrix isolate fToxJac2 chromosome 10, fToxJac2.pri, whole genome shotgun sequence):
AgggaacaaacagaaacacggACAGGTCACGTGAGGTCGGTACAGAACAAACaaatccctcacacacaccttaatCCCAGCATTCCAGAGCTCAGTGACGAGTCGGAGTCTCTCCTCCAGGAGGTTCTTCTGAGCAGACGCCACCATGACCTGAACCTCTGTGGTACGAACCCTCTCCGCTGAGAgctgaacaaacacaacaacactgttACAGTCTGGACATACCCGCGACTTATTATCAATacaccaatttaaaaaaaactaaatgaatatgaatgaattaattttaCATTACCTCAGCCTTCTGCTCCATGATGGAGAAGATCCTCTCGATGCCAATGCTGACGCCCACACACGGCACTTTCCTGCCCTTTGGGTCGAACATGCCCACCAGGCCGTCATAGCGACCCCCTCCGGCCACGCTGCCCACGCTGACGTTCTCCTCTGTATTTGCCCCCTGTTGGTTGTCATTGGTTACCGGAGCCACACCTGCCTGAGTCAGCACTGCCTCATAAATGATTCCTGTGTAATAGTCCAGGCCGCGGGCCAGACTGAGGTCGAACACCACCTGGAGATGAACCAGAGAAGGTATGATGAAACAAAGAAAGTATAAAATTGTTATTTAagaattactgaaaaaaaaaaaccattgtGATTGGAGGCCTGAGTAACAGCATGTCTCACCTTGTCTGTGACCTGGAAGAGCTGCAGGTAGCTGAAGAGCTGCTTGATGTCTGAGAGGCCAGCACAGGCCTGCTTACTCTGAGACATCTTCTGGTCCTGAAGGAGGCGTTCTGCTAGGTCCATTCCACCTACAACACAAACAGTTGCACATCTAGAAGACACAGAGCAACGTAGGCATTTACTGGGACCTGTGTTCGCTTCCTGAGGGAAagatctggctctttagctgctaaatgctccaccgtGTTATTCTGCCCCCCCACGTGTATGATGAACAGACAGTTTTAATCTGCCTGCTGACCGTGCCGCTGACAGGACAGCTGGTTCTGATGGCACATAAATGGAGGTTGATGAATGCTTTACTAACACCAGCGTGCCCCTGATGTCTCATATGTCGTGTGAATTTGGGGGGGAAAGTCTCACCCTGCATACTGACGTACTCCCCAATCTGGTCGGCAGCTTCCTCTGACAAGCCCTTCTCATTCACCATCTCCTTCTTCACGTCCTCCCAAGCCATCTGGAAGGACGAGCAGCATGAGGATTGCAATGAAGAGATCCTCTAAAGAACTGAAAGCTGTAAACAGGAGTAAGTCCGCATACCTTATCCAGTTTATCCACTGTTGAACAGATGGTACGGAACTTGTCGTCTGGAACACCACATACAGCAAACATCCCATCGAGGATGCGTCTGTCGTTGACCTGGAAATGGAGGACGTGGTTACAGAGTTGACACCAACCGACCGCGGTCCGTACTTCttacatattcaactgaacggATGTGACGAACCTTGATGCGGAAGTCTCCGAGGTCCAGCTCACTCAGGATTTCGTAGACGATCTTCAGACACTCGGCGTCTGGGATCATGGCGTCATACTGCCCTGCTATGTCGaagtcctgacacacacacacacacacacacacacacacattcattaatTGCAGTAGTGCAGACAAAGTCCCAAAGTCCCAGATTTGTAAGTGTATTAAATCAGGTCTGATGCCAAAAGACCAAAAAACGCACGTGGATGACTCACACATTGGTAAAACTCTCGGTAGCGTCCGCGGGTCATGGCTGGGTTGTCACGGCGATAGACCTTGGCAATGTGGTAGCGTTTGATGTTGGTTATCTTGTTCATTGCCAGGTAGCGGGCAAAGGGCACCTGAAAGAAGAAAGGTCAAGGACAACACACCGCTCTCTGCTTTGGAAGGACCTGAAATGTGGGGATGCACACagtaatgtttattttaatttaatcaagtttatttttcctttatagagtgtttttattgctccttgtgactgctgctacaaacgaatttccccacggggattaataaagtatctcttaatcttaattcggtcaatgaaaaatgaaaaatatttattgacaACCTTTTTTCACTTCTGATTCGTCTACAATCCACCTATTTTTCATGGTGCTTTCTGGAGAATAACTGCTGAGTaacttcagcaaaaaaaaaacaaaaaaaaaccagcaaGAACAATACAGTGGTCACAACTCCTCtactgctgtctgctgtgactgagTGTTCAGACCACAGTGCTGTCAGCAGCCTGGAAGCACACTTTTCATTTCCCTGGCTGTGTGAAAATCTGATgatgaacaaaaacattaaaatgtggaTCCAGTGGATAAAACAGAAGATGACAGACTGATATAGGAGTTTAGTGTATGGAGATAAGGtgtatttaagaaaaaaaaaaaaaggaacaatggTGAGTgtgtagaaaaacaaatatctaCAACAAGCACGAACCACGAAACCACAAGCAAACTTCACAATAATCTGACATCTAACAGAAACAGGcttttgtgaaaacaaaatggcagTTATGGAGAAGTGAGGTATTAATTCTGCATACGAAGGATACAGTGAGGTCATATCTGAGGGACAGCAGCTCTCCTCCTTGGTCTTTGAGATCGTAGATGAGCTTGGAATCCTCTCCATACTTCCCTGTCAACGTTTCCTACGAACCAACGGGAAGATAACGTTTGAGTTTCCCAGTCTTCACGTGCTCACCTAATATGTGGCAAACGATGATGAATTGTGATGGAAATCCACCTTTAGTTCAAAAACAGGCGTGTCGATGGTCTCTGCTCCGTGGCGTTTGAAGCAGCCGATGATGGTGTTGAAGACTTTCTCTCTGATGGCCATCTGCTTGGGGTTGTAGTCCCTCGTTCcctgacagagaaagacatttgCTTTATTTCCATCTGTCTGTTATATGAGCTTTAATGAGAGTTTAATGAATTTATTGTACTGCAAAAAATAATGTATGTAATAATGAAGATGAAACTGTGAACTGTAAGATGTAAGAACCATGGAAGTGATTGGGACAGCCAAGCTACCACTACTGCTAGCGCTAGCAGGCTAATCTGCCTAGCATGGTTCCACAGTATGTTTACATCCAGGTAGCAGGAAAAACAGGTAGACATTTGGTAACACAGATTCCTTAAACAGTGCcctgtatgtacagtgtgtacagtgtgtgtttgaatacaGCAGGCTTACCTTTGCTGTCTTAAGCACAAACTGATGTTTGCCATCATCTCCTCCTAACTGAGCCTTCAGCTCCAGAAGTTTGGCCACCTCCTCATCaatctgcaacacacacacacacacacacacagaccaggagGTAAGAGCTTtgtgaacactggctgcagaAGTCCTCTAAGTGGCACACTGCACTGGTCACCATTAGCAAGAAACCTGAAAAACTACACATGATTTTATAAGAGGAAATGTAGgaaacacacattcacgcaGCACCAGAGGCCTACCTGAGCCACAGTGATCCCCGGAAAAGAGTGCAGAGATCGGACACGTGTTGCAGTCCGAGAGCCCACCAGACCAGAGCAAGCACGAATACAAAACACGCCCAGCATGTTCATCCCACAGAACGGGGGGatacaaaaaaataagtttttataaaaaaaaaaaaaatagtccagAAATTGGACAAGCACAAGTTCAGGAGTGCATCATAGGTATTGTCCAGGGCCAGccacagcagccaatcacaatgGTCGGTAGAAGGAGCGTTGTGCAGTAACGTCCGGGAGGGTTGGATTCCCCAGACGCAGATGAAGTTGATGATTAGGGGCAAGGCGAGTCGAGGTCATCCACAGTCAGGCAGGAAGAACAGGAGAAAAGTGGTAAGCAACCCTAGCACTAGGGGAGGGTGGGGCATGAcgcatcatcaccatcatcatcacagcgTGGAGGACAGAACATGAGATGTACCAAGTCAATCAAAGCAAACTGCCCAATACAGCCctcatatacaaacacacacacacacacacgcagacagacagacagacagagagacagtcctGCTCTTACCCTTGTGTGTCTAGTGTATTGACTGCATTTGTGTTTAGTATTTTAAAAAGCTCCTTACAGTTAAAAACCTTGATTAAATACTTCATTTTTCCTAAAATACAAGTGAATAAATACATATTGTCAAATCTGAGTTTTGTTCACAGCCTCTGATTAACTCACAAGTAAGTATCATATGGCAGTTCCTCTTCTGAGGAAGTTTTTAAGGTTATGTACACCTGATAGCGCTTTGCATTTAACATCTGAAAAGTGGCTTCTTCTGACTTttgttaaaacataaaatgttctagaaaaaaacatttgaatgtttCTTAAAGTAAGGTATCGAAAAAGTATCATTTGGCGTTGTACTGGTAATAGTATCAAACTTTTTCATACCATAACCAAAACTGAAAGTATTTCCCgtaaacagcaacacaaattaTTGATGTCCGACCCATACCAAAACACACAGGACATGTTATGAcagtatttttgtgttattatgATAACTATTATGGATatttgttcagtctgaatgGAACGCTATTTAACTGTaattttagggttagggtttgggacACTCTCTTTCACTCAAGCTTCAACATTTAATGTACTGATAATACTAGTAAGGAATGTAGGTCTCACACTCAGACCCAGGAACAAGACTATAACAAGAAAATGAGGGGAAATAAAACATCCTGAGGCTACTCTCTGTGAACTATTCAGATATGACACATTCACTAAAAGGCAGGTGACATAATAACTCCTTACACATTAGCATTTTAAACTCTTGTTATTAAATATTTGTCTCACACAAAACTTAAATTACAATGGTGAAGACTGGCACCTAGAACTTGTCTCAGGTGAATTCCTATGTGCTATGTGTGGCATTATGTCCATATCAGACCTAAGATCTTACCTACCAGTCTGGTAGGCAAGATCTTGCCTACCAATCTGGTGGCATCTGAAGAAACCTGATTAGTTACATACTCCAAAAATTCTGATAAGTATCATCCGTCTGTGTTAATAAGGAAAGTTATTGCATCAGCCACCTTTACACATTTTGGGTTGAGAAACTTAAAGCCAGTGTTTAAGCGCATGGTGACAGAGAAGTCTAAAAACCTCCCCTAAAATGTGTCTTTGAACCGGCTGGCTAACGTCCTGTCAATTCCATAACGCTATGTTAGCACTAGCTAGCTAAGTGGACAGAATGAAGGAGGCTAGCCACGCTGGTTGAGGTAAAGCTAGTCGTTAGTCGGTAAAATTAAAACACCGGGACAGACAAGCAGGTCCCTGTACATAAGACGTGCATTTAGCAGTTGGTTTTTCTTTTAGCAATTAGCAAGTAGCCAGAGACTCAAGCGCATAAAGCAAGTAGTTACACCGTTGTTAGCCCTACTCCAAAAACATCACTCAGACATCGGGCAATTTAATGTCGACTCACTTATCTAACACTGAACATGTATGAACCAGACTCTTGGCGTCTTTCAGTTAAACTGACatataaaaacagcagaggaagatgTTCTCATTTTAAAGTTAATGATGTTAAGCGTTTCACTAAACGTAACCGTCAGTGGACATAGTGACTCAGTATATAAATCAGACAGCACCGTTAGAGAGTCAGTTCAACACAGCAAGATGCACTACGGGCCGTAATAATTTGACACATTGCCAACCGGCGtttggtcttgtttttttccGGTTAGCTTAGCTACGCGGTATGAATGAAGTTCTTCTTCGTGTATCGGAGCATTGCCCACCGAGCAATGCTTCTGTCGCAAAATGCCAAATGGACATGCTGTTCACCGCATGTTGAGGACTTGCCTTCACATCACCTTTAAATATCACCGCTAAATCGGAGAACTGACCTGCTCTTTGCTCGCCTTCTCTGACTTTAACTTCCGGACGACTTCACCTTGGATTTTAATCGCTTCTTGTATCTGTGCCTTGTCCTCCATGGCTTCTCATTAAAGTGCTTCTGCCGGCGTACACACCTCTGTCCACCCTGTAGCACTGATACAATGAGGAAAAATGCAGCTGTCAAGACTGAGTGGAGTAAAGCGGAAACGGAAATACGTAAAACTTCCGTTCCACATTTTCTAAGTAAAAGCCTTCCTGGCGAAGGTGTGTAGTCTTATTTTCaaagttacagttttttttgctaagtttcagatgtgtgtgtgtgtgtgtgtatcgtgTGTCTTACACTGGTACAATAATTGGTAACATTCATGTTTAATATTGTACGTTTCcttataaatttaaaaaaattcaatgAAATAAAGACATTTACCCTACATTTATGATAATGTGCTCAGTGTTTCATAGGTTTAGTAGTTTAATAAGATACACTGCTGGACACTGAAATCAAACTCAACCACTGCATTACTAAGTTACATTCTTCTTATTATCTCTATGTTTCCCACACAAAttgttgttctctttttttttgggaacaAAATAAAACCGGCAAAACAAAAGTGTAAAGTGTCTGTAGGCTTTGTGATTTTGACTGAGGCcattttcagtagaaacagaCTTTCAGCTATTCAAAGAGATGCCAAATTGCTAATATGGAGAATATGATACTTCAATAGTCTCAAATGTCAGTGAACAGAATCTCCACATACGGGACTTTAAACTCACCgccacatacaaacaaacatcttCCTGTTCAAACAGTGGCCAAACTGAGACCTTAACCAAAGTCCACTTTAGCTAAGAGAGCAGAGACCTGTCATCAGCGTGTCTGTGAGTATCACCTTATGACTTTATTCTGGAGCTAAATACACATTGTGCACTGTCAAGAATACAACATTATGgttgatggggaaaaaaaaaaacaactgcagtgTGAGGAGGCGTTCACAGTGTGCTGCATCATGGACTTTGGACTTCAGAGTGGTTTCATTAGCTTTAGTGTTAAAGAGCTGTTTCAGACATGTCTTTGCTTCGACGAGACTCTGGAATTTCTTGTGCATGAAAGtggtgaaaatgaaactgatcaGGAGAACAACATTTTAGAACAGGCTCTTTGCTTCTCATGGGTGTAGCCTCTGCACATGTAATTCAGCTGTGCAATTTACACACTGCTACTGGCCAAGCAATCTGTTTCTACACATCATGTTTCTAATTCACGTCCTGGcagctcttttcctctgtttgctttaaaactgcagaaatcaatatttttatatgaacAGTGGATTTAATGAATAAGTGTGATGTAAAAGGGGTCACACACCAAGACAAaccttttcactttcacaaagGGGAAATTACTAATTGTCTATGTCCACAGCTTTGCCCCCATGTGGCCAAAATAATGAATGCAGGCTCAAACCTCTTCAGTGGACTAAATAACAACCCTGTACCACTGTTCCTGGGCGAATCAAAAATGGTGTGGCATTGTGCGAAGTTATAAGTTTCACA
Coding sequences:
- the LOC121188807 gene encoding histidine--tRNA ligase, cytoplasmic isoform X1: MNMLGVFCIRACSGLVGSRTATRVRSLHSFPGITVAQIDEEVAKLLELKAQLGGDDGKHQFVLKTAKGTRDYNPKQMAIREKVFNTIIGCFKRHGAETIDTPVFELKETLTGKYGEDSKLIYDLKDQGGELLSLRYDLTVPFARYLAMNKITNIKRYHIAKVYRRDNPAMTRGRYREFYQCDFDIAGQYDAMIPDAECLKIVYEILSELDLGDFRIKVNDRRILDGMFAVCGVPDDKFRTICSTVDKLDKMAWEDVKKEMVNEKGLSEEAADQIGEYVSMQGGMDLAERLLQDQKMSQSKQACAGLSDIKQLFSYLQLFQVTDKVVFDLSLARGLDYYTGIIYEAVLTQAGVAPVTNDNQQGANTEENVSVGSVAGGGRYDGLVGMFDPKGRKVPCVGVSIGIERIFSIMEQKAELSAERVRTTEVQVMVASAQKNLLEERLRLVTELWNAGIKAEVMYKKSPKLLSQLQHCEESGIPLVAILGEQELKDGVVKLRDVATREEFDISRAELIAEIRRRTSEA
- the LOC121188807 gene encoding histidine--tRNA ligase isoform X2, with product MEDKAQIQEAIKIQGEVVRKLKSEKASKEQIDEEVAKLLELKAQLGGDDGKHQFVLKTAKGTRDYNPKQMAIREKVFNTIIGCFKRHGAETIDTPVFELKETLTGKYGEDSKLIYDLKDQGGELLSLRYDLTVPFARYLAMNKITNIKRYHIAKVYRRDNPAMTRGRYREFYQCDFDIAGQYDAMIPDAECLKIVYEILSELDLGDFRIKVNDRRILDGMFAVCGVPDDKFRTICSTVDKLDKMAWEDVKKEMVNEKGLSEEAADQIGEYVSMQGGMDLAERLLQDQKMSQSKQACAGLSDIKQLFSYLQLFQVTDKVVFDLSLARGLDYYTGIIYEAVLTQAGVAPVTNDNQQGANTEENVSVGSVAGGGRYDGLVGMFDPKGRKVPCVGVSIGIERIFSIMEQKAELSAERVRTTEVQVMVASAQKNLLEERLRLVTELWNAGIKAEVMYKKSPKLLSQLQHCEESGIPLVAILGEQELKDGVVKLRDVATREEFDISRAELIAEIRRRTSEA